A genomic stretch from Vibrio coralliilyticus includes:
- a CDS encoding toprim domain-containing protein yields the protein MIGKEIIITESSITANAIIAISGRDALATYGHVFDYDYINSKLVLVAKNPSLLERLQHLNSPEQRVIIATDNDAQGELIAQHIKALTPTAKHDRVHINDLSKEGIEFAINRPLEINNALANEGAYLRLLNLKLSKIEPRGTLTTTSITLADSFISRGRLNELDNYTLRVAGEEFHVRFPEKLGGSIEHTLLPEPAITRNITQLCAVQNIINTHNSMQSLYESRKLSYIRTDSRILPNVNAVYQHHTSNEVLSEAHYAIHNLAPYHSDIERYVFKINNSAKSTDTSVIELRTSIGSMLAINERLTTEPLKPTAELMLHLSLDENSYASTIGRASHTYEPMFYKNGSFKPRTVNSIYYEGSKHVPEIVNHGLKHVIKHTNPISELHVLEQEDVVHRTNFDRSPSISFSPNSDLSHFM from the coding sequence ATGATTGGTAAAGAAATCATAATTACTGAAAGTTCTATTACGGCCAACGCCATAATAGCAATCAGTGGCCGCGATGCACTTGCTACTTACGGCCACGTGTTTGATTATGACTACATTAACTCAAAGCTCGTGTTAGTAGCCAAAAACCCGAGCTTGTTAGAGCGCCTACAGCACTTAAACTCACCCGAACAGCGCGTTATTATTGCCACTGACAACGATGCCCAAGGTGAACTAATCGCTCAGCATATCAAAGCGCTAACTCCCACAGCTAAGCATGATCGGGTGCACATTAACGATTTATCGAAGGAAGGAATTGAGTTTGCAATCAATCGACCACTAGAGATTAACAACGCCCTCGCTAACGAAGGGGCATACCTAAGATTATTAAACTTAAAGCTATCAAAAATTGAACCGAGAGGGACATTAACCACCACCAGCATAACACTGGCTGACAGCTTTATTTCAAGAGGTCGATTGAATGAGCTAGACAACTATACCCTAAGAGTTGCTGGTGAGGAGTTCCATGTGCGCTTCCCAGAAAAGCTTGGCGGCAGTATTGAGCACACATTACTACCAGAGCCAGCTATCACAAGAAACATTACGCAGCTGTGTGCCGTTCAAAACATAATCAATACACACAACTCAATGCAATCCCTCTACGAATCTAGAAAGTTGTCTTACATCAGGACAGATTCACGAATTCTTCCGAATGTTAATGCTGTATATCAACATCATACTTCTAACGAAGTGCTCTCTGAAGCGCATTATGCCATACACAACTTGGCGCCATACCACTCTGATATCGAGAGATATGTGTTCAAAATAAACAACTCAGCCAAGTCAACCGACACTTCGGTCATTGAGTTACGAACTAGTATCGGCTCTATGCTTGCTATCAATGAGCGTTTAACCACGGAACCACTAAAACCAACAGCAGAGCTAATGTTGCACCTGTCTCTTGATGAGAACTCATACGCTTCAACGATTGGAAGGGCTTCGCATACATACGAACCCATGTTTTATAAAAATGGCTCATTTAAACCACGAACTGTCAATTCAATATACTACGAAGGCAGCAAGCATGTTCCTGAAATAGTTAACCACGGATTGAAGCATGTAATTAAGCATACCAACCCAATTTCTGAGCTTCACGTGTTAGAACAAGAAGATGTCGTACATAGAACGAATTTTGATCGCTCCCCTAGCATATCTTTTAGCCCCAACTCTGACTTAAGCCACTTCATGTAA
- a CDS encoding ParB/RepB/Spo0J family partition protein encodes MANTNPVITKATSISAFPKELQLKAGQQLKKATGEFIGNIASIHYTPEWNIRDICPDNVAEIKRVIAGGGPVDPIEVEPIFVDGVPMLSTIDGHHTYLAIKELVDEGKHDGLHRMSLFKGTEKQKLVRAFNSSQNLKLKPIQAARTFQRMLDEGMSRSDISRETGKPLSYISNALHLLLAPEKALKLIDEGKISSSRVGRIMREHGADKGMGYILIEAQEVSIPAHNNTNVPASESVTVENNALHEHQLSIPDSESQDSNISTRNDAAVNSSEKGETTKRAAKQSTKLRTPSKSQVDSSVELIMALGSRIDDENQTSIELNPLILKQIKELASKFSDIKSHNKSITDAVNALSS; translated from the coding sequence ATGGCTAACACCAATCCAGTTATCACTAAAGCAACTTCAATCTCTGCTTTCCCTAAGGAATTACAGCTAAAGGCTGGCCAACAATTGAAAAAGGCCACTGGTGAATTTATAGGTAACATTGCCAGTATTCACTACACACCTGAATGGAATATCCGCGATATTTGTCCTGACAATGTAGCTGAAATTAAGCGTGTAATTGCTGGTGGTGGTCCTGTTGACCCAATTGAAGTTGAGCCTATTTTTGTTGATGGTGTTCCTATGCTTTCTACAATTGATGGTCATCATACCTACCTTGCGATTAAAGAGCTGGTGGATGAAGGGAAACATGATGGCCTCCATCGAATGAGCTTATTTAAGGGAACAGAAAAACAAAAACTGGTAAGAGCATTTAACTCTTCACAGAATTTGAAGCTGAAGCCAATTCAAGCGGCGCGTACATTTCAACGCATGCTTGATGAGGGGATGTCACGTTCTGACATTTCCCGCGAAACAGGCAAACCCCTTTCATACATCAGCAATGCATTGCACTTACTTCTTGCGCCAGAGAAGGCGCTTAAGTTGATCGATGAAGGTAAAATTTCTTCATCTCGCGTTGGTCGTATTATGCGCGAACATGGAGCTGATAAAGGTATGGGTTATATCTTAATTGAAGCTCAAGAGGTTTCTATTCCTGCGCATAACAATACAAATGTTCCAGCATCGGAATCCGTTACAGTTGAAAATAACGCTCTGCACGAACATCAACTATCAATCCCAGATTCAGAATCACAGGATTCTAATATTTCTACGCGGAATGACGCTGCTGTTAATTCGTCTGAGAAAGGTGAGACAACAAAACGAGCTGCAAAGCAATCGACTAAATTACGCACTCCATCTAAGTCTCAGGTTGATAGTAGTGTCGAATTGATAATGGCGTTAGGCTCTCGTATTGATGATGAAAATCAAACGTCGATAGAGCTAAATCCTCTTATCCTAAAACAGATTAAAGAGCTAGCTTCAAAGTTTAGTGATATTAAGTCTCATAACAAGTCAATTACAGATGCCGTAAATGCACTCTCCAGCTAG
- a CDS encoding DUF932 domain-containing protein has translation MGALNVITPVLTPETAHMNFNNFANESNWRNLCVDNRTNSNIFFDVELRPLCSFLKDGIIDNGEQCVFDIAESRIIKVHGSKYALLKNSIAYDMVNEAINELGRKGILDVDGMHITDSCVAKGGKTIRQYVFPNHSVNVDGSDVLMRIVVINSYDGSANFSLQVGGFRIVCLNGMVSGSKFLNLNQRHSGNIQLGNIQNRLTTSVKSFEQLGEYWKKMISTPLTQKVSDNILAQYTLENGRMNIKKFSMMCDLYENHVKDLGRNYWAMYNALTAHATHYKVQERNIHNRADVILGRENHVSSLINNKKVWQV, from the coding sequence ATGGGCGCACTTAATGTTATTACCCCTGTATTAACACCAGAAACAGCACATATGAATTTTAATAACTTCGCCAATGAGAGTAACTGGCGCAATCTATGCGTTGATAATCGTACCAACTCCAACATATTTTTTGATGTAGAACTTCGCCCCCTTTGTTCTTTTCTTAAAGACGGCATTATTGATAATGGTGAGCAGTGTGTCTTTGATATTGCTGAATCTCGTATTATTAAAGTTCATGGAAGTAAGTACGCGTTATTAAAAAACAGTATCGCTTATGACATGGTTAATGAGGCTATCAACGAACTCGGTAGGAAAGGGATTCTTGATGTTGATGGTATGCATATTACAGATAGCTGTGTCGCTAAGGGCGGAAAAACAATTCGTCAATACGTCTTTCCAAATCACAGTGTTAATGTCGATGGTTCTGATGTACTAATGCGCATTGTTGTCATTAATAGCTATGACGGGAGTGCTAACTTTTCACTTCAAGTGGGTGGCTTTCGAATCGTGTGCTTGAATGGAATGGTGTCAGGTTCTAAGTTTTTAAACCTTAATCAAAGACATTCTGGGAATATTCAGCTGGGCAACATTCAAAACAGACTTACCACTAGTGTTAAGTCTTTTGAGCAGCTTGGTGAATACTGGAAAAAGATGATTTCCACACCACTAACACAAAAGGTATCTGACAATATACTCGCGCAGTACACGCTTGAAAACGGACGCATGAACATTAAAAAGTTTTCCATGATGTGCGATCTATATGAAAACCACGTTAAGGATTTAGGCCGTAATTACTGGGCAATGTATAATGCATTGACAGCACATGCCACACATTACAAAGTTCAGGAACGCAACATACACAATCGCGCTGACGTCATTCTGGGACGTGAAAATCATGTCTCAAGCCTAATAAACAATAAGAAAGTGTGGCAGGTTTAA
- a CDS encoding thioredoxin fold domain-containing protein — translation MLKKFTMASGILLASISSVMAASNDSGLSLAQALESKLNRTVFVQQIEGTQLFYVAYEDNVYFTDSAGSVLISGDVITLSDNVLISNVIKEEIKAIYNKQKMIDNSRLESVESFLNGSGKPSALPTKTHENTNTMRAMRLPTQNVDQLPPQTPISPSDIQQQINKAQSEKKSISKQQECLALLKKPNSLNELRQAFYTMSEDDRKQCGKFFAGVKVPYQDDAKYIVYRAENEKDVITMFSDYTCAYCQRDHENISQLNDAGITVRVAPYGRAHYKPVVTKFDGSKAFGEGLSIIGQNYNAVYCGANSPEHRKQLFEKLMSGHRMYQVKALEEAANVPQDGVCTNNLMRDKYEIDLYTTIGTPFYVMSDGSAHRSALTVDEILQRLPK, via the coding sequence ATGCTTAAAAAGTTCACAATGGCTAGTGGCATTTTACTGGCTTCAATATCGAGTGTGATGGCCGCATCTAATGACTCTGGCTTATCGTTAGCACAAGCGCTTGAAAGTAAATTAAACCGGACGGTTTTTGTGCAGCAAATAGAAGGTACCCAGCTATTCTATGTAGCCTATGAAGATAATGTTTATTTTACGGATAGTGCAGGGAGTGTTCTGATTTCTGGAGATGTAATAACACTGTCGGATAATGTTCTCATCAGCAATGTTATAAAAGAGGAGATTAAAGCTATTTATAATAAGCAAAAAATGATCGATAACTCCCGACTGGAATCGGTTGAATCATTTCTGAATGGAAGCGGTAAACCTTCCGCGTTACCCACTAAAACACACGAAAATACTAACACAATGCGTGCGATGCGATTGCCAACACAGAACGTCGATCAATTGCCTCCACAGACTCCAATATCACCTAGCGATATACAGCAGCAAATTAACAAAGCGCAATCTGAAAAGAAATCGATATCAAAGCAACAAGAATGCCTCGCGCTACTCAAAAAGCCAAATAGTCTTAACGAGCTTCGTCAGGCTTTTTACACAATGTCTGAGGATGACAGAAAGCAATGTGGGAAGTTCTTTGCAGGGGTAAAGGTGCCATATCAAGATGATGCTAAGTATATTGTTTACCGTGCTGAAAACGAAAAAGATGTAATTACAATGTTTTCTGATTACACCTGTGCGTACTGCCAACGCGATCATGAGAATATCAGTCAGTTAAATGATGCGGGAATTACTGTACGTGTAGCTCCATACGGTCGCGCTCACTACAAGCCAGTTGTCACGAAATTTGATGGTTCAAAAGCGTTTGGAGAAGGTTTGTCGATCATTGGGCAAAACTATAATGCTGTTTACTGCGGAGCTAACAGCCCTGAGCATCGCAAGCAACTATTTGAAAAATTAATGTCAGGTCACCGCATGTACCAGGTAAAGGCTCTTGAAGAGGCAGCAAACGTACCTCAAGACGGAGTTTGTACGAACAACTTGATGCGAGATAAGTACGAAATTGACCTGTACACCACTATAGGAACTCCATTTTACGTAATGTCCGATGGTTCGGCGCATAGGTCGGCTTTGACCGTTGATGAGATATTGCAGAGACTTCCGAAATAG